From the genome of Agromyces intestinalis:
GCCGGCCTGCTCGCGCTCAAGTCGAAGAGCTCACCCGACGACCCGCGGCAGTTCGCCGGAGCGATGATCGCGCTCGGCAAGACGATCCCCGCGTCGACGGGCGCCGCGTTCAGCTCGGTGTCGACGATGAACCAGCCGACCGTCGTCATCTCGAGCGAGCGACTGGTGGCCGAGTACAACCTGAAGAACGGCAGCGAGCCGCTGTCCGCGGCGTACCCCGTCGACGGCAGCGTCGCGCTCGACTACCCGTACATCGCGCTCGGCGAGCTGAAGGGCACGCGGGCCAAGCTCATCGGTGCGTTCGAAGGCACGTTGCGGCACAACCCCAAGGCCTTCCGCTCAGCGGGATTCCGCGCACTCGACGGCACCGGCGAGCTGAAGATCGCCGGGCTCTCCATGACCCCGCCGACGCCGGCGGCCGGGCTCGACGGCGCGGCGCAGGTCGAGATCCTTCGCCAGTGGGGCGTGCTCACCCTCCGATCCCGGATGCTCGCCGTGATCGACGTGTCGGGCTCGATGGAGGAGCCGGCCGACAACGGGCTGCGTCGCATCGACGTGTTCCAGCAGGCCGCGTTGGGCGCGATGCAGAAGTTCTCGGGCGAGGTCGAGATGGGCGTCTGGGTGTTCTCCACCCAGCGCAACGGCGACCTCGACTACGAAGACCTGGTGCCGATCGGCCCGCTCGCCGACGCCGGCCACACGCAGCAGATCGCCGGCGTCATCGCGTCGCTGCCCGATCGCCTCGGTGGCGCGACGGGTCTCTACGACACCACGCTCGCAGCCGTGCAGCGGGTGCGCGAGACGTACGACCCCGAGAAGATCAACTCGGTGCTCATCATCACCGACGGTCGCAACGAGGACGACAACGGCATCGACCTCGACACGCTGCTCGCCGAGCTCGCGAAGATCGCCGAGGAGAACGAGCCCGTGCCGGTCATCATGATCGGCTTCGGTCCCGACACCGACATGGACGCCATGCAGCGCATCGCCAAGTCGACCGGTGGTGCCGCGTACTCGGCCTTCCACCCCGAAGACCTCGGTGTGGTCCTGGTCGACGCGCTGTCGCAGCGCAGCTGCCGACCGGACTGCGGCTAGGCGCACCCACCGCGGAGCCCGACCACCGCGGAGCCAGACCAGCGCTGAGCCCGACCACAGCGGAGCCAGACCAGCGCTGAGCCCGACCACCGCGGAGCCAGACCAGCGCTGAGCCCGACCACAGCGAGAGGCCCGCCGGCGACCATTCGGTCGACCGGCGGGCCTCTCGTCGTCCGGGCGGATCAGTGCGCCGCGACGCCCTCGGGGACATCCGCGGGCCGTCGCACGAACGCCGCGCCCACGATCGCGGCGAGCGAGACGATCGCGCCCACCAGGAACGCGCCGCGCACGCCCGATGCCTCGGCTTCGACGCCGTTCGCGCCGCCCGCGGCGGCCGTGAGCTGCTGCGCGGTCAGCACCGTGATGAACACCGCAGTGCCGGCCGCGCCCGCGACCTGCTGCACGGTGCCGACGATCGCCGACGCGTGCGAGTAGAAGCGGGGCTCGACCGAGCCGAGCGCGGTGGTGAACAGCGGCGTGAACATGAACGCGAGCGCCACCGAGAGGCCCACGTGGAGGGCGAGCACCATCCAGACGGGGGTCTGGGTGCCGACCATCGTGAGCATCCACAGCACCGCGCTCACCGCGATCGCGCCGGGGATCAGCAGCGGCCGCGGACCCACGCGGTCGTACAGTCGGCCGACCGTCGGGCCGAGCAGGCCCATCGCGAGGCCGCCGGGAAGCAGCAGCAGTCCGGTCTGCAGCGGCTCGAGCTCGAGCACGTTGCGCAGGTAGATCGGCAGCACGATGATCGTGCCGAACAGCGCGCCCATCATGACGACCATGAGCCCCACCGACACGGCGAAGTTGCTCGAGCGGAACGTGCGCAGATCCAGCAGCGCTCGATCGCCGCGCTGCAGCACGAGCTGACGCACGATGAACGCAGCGATGCCGAAGGCGCCGACGCCGAACGAGATCCACAGCGGTAGCGTCGAGCCGCCCGTCGCGGCCTCGCCGCCGACGAGGCTCAGCCCGTACACGAGACCGCCGAAGCCGAACGCCGACAGCACGACCGACAGCAGGTCGATCGGGGTGCGACGGGTCTCGCTGACGTTCTCGACGCGGCGTGCGCCGATCACGAGCATGACCACCGCGATCGGCAGCACGAGCCAGAACATGAACCGCCACGAGAGATAGTTCAGGATGAGGCCCGAGATCGTCGGACCGATCGCGGGCGCGACCGACATGACGATCGACACGCGGCCCATGAAGCGGCCGCGGTCGGAGGGCGCCACGACCGTCATGAGGGTGGTCATGAGCAGCGGCATCATGATCGCGGTGCCGGCGGCCTGCACGATGCGCCCGCCGAGCAGCACCTCGAAGCCCGGTGCGAGTGCGGCCAGCAGCGTGCCGGCCGAGAACAGGCCCATCGCGGTGATGAAGATCGGCCGAGTCGGGAACCGCTGCAGCAGGAACCCGGTGATCGGGATCACGATGGCCATCGTGAGCATGAAGCCGGTGGTCAGCCACTGGCCGGCGGTGAGCGTGATGCCGAGGTCGACCACGAGCGACGGGATCGCGACGCCCATGA
Proteins encoded in this window:
- a CDS encoding substrate-binding domain-containing protein, translating into MGRHTVEAAAKKPVRPLVISAIAAAAVIGVVSTGAYLWVGGHLNPLFASAEDGCETEDLVVVADISVAPVVEDLAEVFDKSRDGCVKTEVRAQEAADTAALIAGGGLNADIWIPDSSVWLDRAAATAQSLGRNAPQMKSKGSIATSPIVFAAAASQTEQIASEPVTWARVLGGSLQALLPDPEASAASLAGLLALKSKSSPDDPRQFAGAMIALGKTIPASTGAAFSSVSTMNQPTVVISSERLVAEYNLKNGSEPLSAAYPVDGSVALDYPYIALGELKGTRAKLIGAFEGTLRHNPKAFRSAGFRALDGTGELKIAGLSMTPPTPAAGLDGAAQVEILRQWGVLTLRSRMLAVIDVSGSMEEPADNGLRRIDVFQQAALGAMQKFSGEVEMGVWVFSTQRNGDLDYEDLVPIGPLADAGHTQQIAGVIASLPDRLGGATGLYDTTLAAVQRVRETYDPEKINSVLIITDGRNEDDNGIDLDTLLAELAKIAEENEPVPVIMIGFGPDTDMDAMQRIAKSTGGAAYSAFHPEDLGVVLVDALSQRSCRPDCG
- a CDS encoding DHA2 family efflux MFS transporter permease subunit, with translation MTERAFPEIDTSAVPAEPAAAEDAAVRAHQPSHGASNTRVIWLLLAATFVVFLNETIMGVAIPSLVVDLGITLTAGQWLTTGFMLTMAIVIPITGFLLQRFPTRPIFITAMGLFSAGTLLAALAPGFEVLLGGRIVQAAGTAIMMPLLMTTLMTVVAPSDRGRFMGRVSIVMSVAPAIGPTISGLILNYLSWRFMFWLVLPIAVVMLVIGARRVENVSETRRTPIDLLSVVLSAFGFGGLVYGLSLVGGEAATGGSTLPLWISFGVGAFGIAAFIVRQLVLQRGDRALLDLRTFRSSNFAVSVGLMVVMMGALFGTIIVLPIYLRNVLELEPLQTGLLLLPGGLAMGLLGPTVGRLYDRVGPRPLLIPGAIAVSAVLWMLTMVGTQTPVWMVLALHVGLSVALAFMFTPLFTTALGSVEPRFYSHASAIVGTVQQVAGAAGTAVFITVLTAQQLTAAAGGANGVEAEASGVRGAFLVGAIVSLAAIVGAAFVRRPADVPEGVAAH